The Pagrus major chromosome 24, Pma_NU_1.0 region GTGACGGGCTCAGAGACGAGGTGGTCCGACTCAGAGATTTACTGAAGGTATTCAGAGGAGGaagttgtgatgtcacttcctgtatcagtgtgatgtcacttcctgtacctgtgtgatgtcacaaacatCATCAGCTTCACTCACCTAAATGTTGACGAACACACTCGGGAGAGAGAAACGTTTGTTCTGATCCTCACTGAGCTGAACGAGGGCGCTGCCTCCACCTGTGTGATGTCACCACACGTCAGAACCTCCCACTGATCGGACTTTATTGATCACTGATGGTTTTCTCTCAAACAGAAACACGGAGTGGAAGTCTCCCCTGAGGTCTCAACCAATGGGGAGACGGGACGGGGcgaggatgaggatgatgtcAGCGCAGAATCTGTCGCCCGATTGGCTCAGGAGCCATCTcatggaggcagagagagcatGCTGGGTAAGAATATATTAAACCTGCATTCAGGTGAGAATGTTTGTCATCAGCACCTTCAGTTTTCACTGaatcaataattaataatcattaattattgtataataatataataactcTGAAACAAGATGGAAGCCGACTGtcagcagagaaacacaaaacttCACTAAGACTTTCATctttaaataaattgttttcatGTCAGCTTATTGAATTCAATCGATTTGTTCTGAATTATTACTGTTTATCTTATTTCTTGACTGTTTAAGACAAAGTAATCAAAGATCCATCAAACCTGAAATTTAGATTTAACTTGAGGATAAATGATGTCACGGTTATTAAGATAAATCAGGATTATTAAGATAAATCACGATTATTAAGATAAAGCACGATAGTAAGATACATCACGATTATTAAGATAAATCAGGATTATTAAGATAAATTACGATTATTAAGATAAATCACGATTATTAAGATAAATCACGGTTATTAAGATACATCACGATTATTAAGATACATCACGATTATTAAGATAAATCACGATTATTAAGATAAAGCACAATTATTAAGATACATCACGATTATTAAGATAAATCAGGATTATTAAGATAAAGCACGATTATTAAGATAAATCACGGTTATTAAGATAAAGCACGGTTATTAAGATAAATCATGATTGTGAGCCGAGATGATCacttttcaaatgtgaattATGAggtattaaaggaaaagttggACAATAAGTTGGGATTAAGAGGTTTTCAgtcatatttttgactttttaagaaaaatgaacaGTCGGTAAGTAAAGTTAAGTTTTGAGAAAACAATctttaattttaacatttaatctactttttcttttgaattcAGAAACTTAAGCTCAACACTtacaaacgtgtgtgtgtcagatctTGATGTGCGTTTGAATGTTTGAGTCTTTGATAATAAAACTAACTTTAATAACTAATCATTGAATAACTTCAATCAGCTGAGTGTCTAACacgtcctcgtcctcctgctgAACAGTCAAACAGGAAGTCTCCGTTAATTCTTCTGTGATCAGGATGTTGATTCTTCTCTCCTCCGGTCCGTTCGGCTTCATTCACACCTTCTTTTACATCTTTAACGAGTCGACTGCTCTTCGTCCTCCAATGTCTCCTTCATGATCTTTCAGGGAAAGTTGgagagcagcagccagcagagggcagcaaaCTCCCACCGGATGACATGAAGCGCGATCGCTGTTGGATCTATAAACGGTCACCAAACAGAATTTCCAGCAGCAAAACCAAACCCGGCGCTTTGAAACCAGTGAAGAGGTTGGATAAACCGGCCGGAGAGAGACGAGACAGAACCCAGAAACTTCCAGGCAGAACCGAAGGTGCAAGAAAACTACCAAGAAACAACGGAGATGAAAAGGAACCGAACAAGAACTTTCAGATCAGACAGGAAGGAAATCCTTTGTTTAGAGATGAAGGCGTTAAAAAACAgcagatgaaaaatgagccAGGAGCTGCGAGAAAAGCTGCCATCGCCCGACTGGCTGCTGAGGATCAGGACTTTAAAGGCAGGGCTGAACCTCAGAGTGAAGCTGGAGTGAAATCATGTGAAGCATCGAACCAGGACGAGCTTGTGACTCACGACTCTCCTGACAACCAGATATCTGTAACTCAGATGAGTCATGGAGGAACTCAGCTGTTAGTACATCCAACAGAAAATCAGTTTGTAGATTCAGTTTCAGCTGCTCGCAGAACTTCTGCTGAAAAAGTCTACAGATCCAGACTTGTTCCACCTCGACCCGCAAAAGACATGATCCTGGACAACAAGGCGGTCGTGTCGAGTCTCATGGCTGCTGCCGTGAGCTGCTGCCAAGATGGAGAATCATCCAGGAGTGTGAGCTGTTCACAGAGAGTGTCTGATATCACAGCGTTCCCCTCATCAGTGGACAGCTTGAGGGAAAATGAATGTGTTGATAAGACGGTTGAATTGGAAGGTGAACCGTGTGATGGACCAAGATTTGAAGACACAAAAGTTCTGACAGATTTAGTAGAAAACAGGACGGTGGTGATGGATAAGAGCTCTCAAAGTCAGATTCACAAGGCTGAATTAAGTTGCTGTGGTGTATCTGAAGGTCCGAGCCTTGAAACCAAACTGAAACCATCAGAACTTCATGACACAATCAGTGGAGGAACATCTGATTCACCTGAGAAGATTCAGAACTGGAGGACTTGTGAAGGTGAACCAGTTAGAGAAGCTGTTCAAATTCAAGACAAATTCTCTGAATGTGTTGAACGTTACAACCAGACAGAAACACCGGTGTCGTCGACTCCGGTGTCGTCGACTCTGTCCCCACTTGTCCCGGTGCAGATGTTGAAGGACTGGGGTGGTTTCGAACAGACGATTCAAAACATTCTGAGAGGGTTTGTTGAAAATCAAGGTTTTGCTGACGAAATCTTAAGAATTTTTCCTGCAGTGCCAGACTCTCTCAGCCAGTGGAtttcagaggtggaggagaagctgaagatCATCACAGAAAATGTGTCAGATCAGCCTGATGCAGCCGGTCCAAACAGAACATCAGAAGATCCAGAAAGTGTTGAACAGAGTTCTGCCGGACCTCCTGCATCCATCAAAGACCGTCCAGTGTCAGGGAGGTGTGAAGCAGCCTCTCTGGAGGTACGTCCTCAAATCAATGTCTCCATGAACTCAGGGAACATTTGTGTAGAAGTTCAAGATCCTCCAAACGATGACCAGGGAGCAACAGGAAGTACCTCAGACGCcatgttgtgtatttctgaCTTTCAGGTGGAGGTCACTGAATCCGCTCGGGTCGATTCTGTTGACGTCAAAGAAGAAAGGCAAAGTGATCCAATGATGCTGAGCTGCTCAGAGGATTTCATTCTGGTTGAATCTTACTTCGCTGAGTCTGAGTGTGATCAGGGTTTGATGGACTCATCGAGGAGTCAGGATGAAGTGGAGGAGAGACAGATTGTTCAGAGCTGCCATCTTGTTCCAGCTGATGAAGACGTTGAGGAGCAACAAAAAATCCGTCGAACGTTCTCGCCAAACTCTCACGTGGCTCAAAGTTCAAAGATCACACGACTCATAGAAACGACTGCGGATGAAATCAAGGCGATGGCTGTTCCAGAGTTAGTGGTGATGAGTTTACAACAAGGGAGAGCTGTCAACAAGTCAACATGGTGGACAGCCGAGGATCTGGAGGAGCCGTCAGCTGAAGACGTGGACAGCTGTGAGGAGGTTGACGAGGAGGCAACACAGCAACCGGCAACGCAACAACATTGTCAACCTGCGACGGAGGTTGTCATTGAAGATGTTAAAGTCATTCCGGTGGAGAGCGGCGTCAAACTCCAGAGAGGACGGAAGGGATTCAGtcaagacaaacacaacaccgACTGCAAGATTTCATGATTTCATGACGTCATCAGTgaagttaatttaacttaactCGTTAACTCAACCTGGCTGAAGATTTGAAGATCCACCTGTCAGAACCTCTGAAGCTCCCGGACCAACACTTTAAAGCTTGTTTGTGTAAAGTTGAAGTTAAAGGCTGTTTTATGGCCTTTTTCCTGTGGAACGTTGAAACAGGACAAGTGTGGATTCATGTCATTATAATGTTTTCGAtcagatcagctgtttcttATCATCATTTTATAAACATAAAGTCTTAAAATAAACCTACAGAGAAACGTTTTGAATCCTTCATGAGCCGACGTCTTCTGTCCGACAACACAAACGTCTGAGCTGAGCCAAGAAATAAAATCCTTTTATATGAATGATGTGTTCGTGTTCCTCTGGCAGCCATGTTGATTTATTCACTGTGTAGTTTATTATTATGATAAATCATATTATGATCAGCATGTGTCCAGTTGTTGAGACCTTCTTCAGTGAAATCAAACTTTACAGACGTTAGAAACtttattataaaacaaaacagaattatTTTGGGAAAAACTTGACAAGTGTTGAGTTTTAGAGTTCAACAAGTTGCTATGGCAGTTACAGCCTCCTTcagcggctaacgttagcatatAGCACACAGCCGCAGCAGACAGGAGTAACTGACTGAGGTACTGGGGATGTTTCAGTGGTTCACTTGTTTGTTCTGACACACAGCTGAACTTTTACTTTGTGTTCTgtgaataaacagaaacatgcCTCCATCTCACAGTCTGCCTGACTCATTTAGATCAGTGCATCATTGTGGCTCATAACgcattaatatttttatgtttaaattagACTCAACCTGAAAGAGCGTGTTGAACATAGCGAAGTAGCTGCTAACAAATCAACCAGTCACACAGGCAGCTACACctgatggaggacagagagaccaGCTgatcagtttatactgtttatatggtaaaaactgaagaagaaaCCATGTCAAAAACACTAGAACCtgtaaatttatatttttcattttaattgtaaGAAACCAACAAGAAAAGAGGAATGAATCAGTTAAAGAAGTTTAATGAAGGAACCAGACAGAACCAAGTCAACATGTGACCTGTTGTCTCGGTTCTGACCAACACTgcagcaaacagctgctaactTCTCATCCAGACTCAGAGCAGCCGGATCGTCACTCTGACAGTCATCACATGTTCATCAGAGTCACAGCTGTTTATTtcctgatgttgttgttgttgttctgtttgaCGGCCTCATgggggcagcagagagaagctgtgaactCAATTAACATGTTTGTAGAACTAAAAGAATATTTCTGACTGTAGCTTCAGACTCAAAGTGCAGCGTTGTAATAATTTACTGTCCATTAATATCATTAATGATCAGCAACTGCTACATTTCTTTTCATATACTGATCGGTCGGATCGACTCAGTCCAGATGGCTGCGCCGCAACAATCCAGTACTTTCATTGtctgttgattaatctgttgattactttcttgattaatcagttagttgTTCGTACAGAAGAGGATTAGGACCACTGtaaaaaaatgaggaaaaaaatacaaataaaaaaaatgtttaatgtttgttcTGTGCTACTAATCTTCTTTTTAGGTTTTGAttctaaaatgttgaaaactgtTGATggtgttttgtccacaacccaaagatcttcagttcaccgtcacagaggaggaaagaaactcCGCTCAAACTGATCAATGGATAATTAATATACttgattaattaaatatttgacAACAGATCAGTTGACGGTCGCAGCTCTTTCTGAACGGTTACAAGATGATCGAAGgaataatgaaagaaatgtcCTCAGTAAAGTCGAATCAGTATAATAAATGATTGATTATAGATCGTTCATACGTCGTCAGATGAAACTGTAGCTTTAATTCTGTGTGGTGCCTCATTGTTATGTCCTGTTGAGAAACAACATGATTATTGTCTTTTGTGGTTAAATGTTGTTTCAGAGCTGCGGCTGAAGAAGCTCtttgaagaaagagagagtttaCAGGATCAGGTGAGCTGACACTCAAACTGACGCTTGAAAACAGCCGTTTGAACGAAACGTCGATTCAACTTTAATCTGTCACATTAACGTTTGTGAGCAGGTGAAGCTGTTGAAGTCTCAGCTGGATCAGAGGCAGAAGAACGGGACAGACGGAGTCCAGAATCCAGAGGGGGGCGGGCTGGAGAACGGGATGGACTCTCATCTGCTGGACCTGCAGAGTGAGTCCTGTGACGCTGTCAGCCGTCTTCATCCTCATTATTTATGTTCTCATCTcgtcttctcctcctttttgtCTTTGACTGTTCCGTTGCCATCTTTACGTCTTcgatgtctttgttttctttgttttcatcatcttgtctttatttattttcagtgtcagtCTTTATCTTCAGCTTCATCTTCTAGTTTTCACCTGAAGCCTTTTTAACTGTCACGTTTGTCTCGTCTCCATCTTCAtcctgactttttctttctcctcatttGTCCTCATCTCCTGTCACAtctttttgtcttcttgttCTCTGAAACTTTTCTCTCGTCGTCTTTTTCCATCATGTGAAATTTTGAATCAAcatgtaaacaataaaattCCTAATGACACAAATATTTCTGTCATATATAAACAACTTTCATATCTTCAGTGTCATGatgtggttttattttctcCAGGAGACGCCAACAGACAAATGAGTGAGCTCAAGTTCAAACTGGTGAAGTCTGAACAGGAAGTCACCACTCTGGAACAAAATGTGAGAGTCACTGTGCTTCACCAAGAAAACAGCATCATCGGCATATATAGACATATTTCATCaaactgtgtgaaaaatgtaacttttggtgtttttgtttccatttacttacaaaaacttcacaaacaaaaccaaacccAAAAATTCTGTTCGTAGTAAAGCAGCTTCATGAAAGTAGTCGTACTGTCAAACTTCAACATTTATTCAGAGACatatttgttcttcatgtatTGAGGAACTCgaacatgattttattttttcttccacGTTGATGGTTTTGTTATTTGGGCCTGTTGATGCTGTTTCCTACTGAAACTCTAAAATATGAATCAAATCATTGAAATGAATTATTGTGAATGTTTCACAGGGTTCAGGGTCGGTGGAGGTAAAGACACTTCTGAAGTCTCACAGCTGTAACATCCACAACAGTTCATGTTTGAAAgcattatgaaataaatgagAGACAGttgaacacaaacagctgttCTGATGAGGAAAGAGGAAGTCGAGCGATAACACTGTGTTCATCAAGTAGAAGACGTCCTCTGACTCCGCCtcgttgttttgtttctgactCAGGTGATCCGACTGGAAGGTCAGGTGACTCGATACAAGTCGGCGGCAGAAAACGCCGAGAAGATCGAAGACGAgctgaaagtggagaagaggAAACTACAGAGAGAGGTTTGAGTTTAACTTACtaactgattttatttaacttattgATTGTTTGGCAAAAATATGTTTGTCCGTGACTGACAGAGTGAAGCAGTTACAGGATTGGTCCAGGCTGTTGAGAAGTGTTTCTTCATTGGTCGCTGACCTTTTAaccttttccttctccttctccttctcctcttctccttcttcttctccttctccttcttcttcttctccttcttcttcttcttctccttcttcttcttctccttctccttcttcttcttctccttcttctccttcttcttcttctccttctccttcttctccttcttcttcttcttcttcttctcgttcttctccttcttcttctccttcttcttcttcttctcctcctccttcttcttcttcttcttcttcttcttcttcttcttcttcttcttcttcttcttcttcttcttcttcttcttcttcttcttctcctcctcctcctcctcctcctcctcctccttcttcttcttcttcttcttcttcttcttcttcttcttcttcttcttcttcttctcctccttctccttcatttaaaatgtatacatgtatataaatCAAGTTAGAACCTGTGAATTGGATCCAGAGGATGTTGAAGCAGCCACATGTTTCCTGCTTCAGTcgttttcttctcctcttctgtcctgcAGCTCCGCTCGGCTCTGGACCGGATCGACGAGCTGGAGGCCAGTAACAACCACCTGTCCAAACGTCTGGAGAAGATGAAGGCCAACCGCAACGCCCTGCTGGCCCAGCAGTGACGCTGCGTCCTGGGACGGATCGACGTCCAGCAGtcctgacagagagacagacaatcAGCGCTTGTTTTTACTCCGCATGCAGCACCGGACGGGTGGAGTTAACTAAGctgcaaacaaaccaaaaactcaaaaaatcaatcaatcaatcaatcaatcaatcatggaCATGTGGAATGTAGCTCTACGATCCCGGTGCAGTGAACACAGACGGGTGGAGTTTATGGATCGTCACAGTGACCTCAACAAGTCGTCCGTCCTCCACTGAGAAGTAAAGACTCTTTACAGACGAACATCAAAGTGCTCGACGGGCCAGAACAAACTGAATTTACATCTTTAAAGAACGGAATAAATCTGACCCGCCTCCACCTTTAAAGTCCTGATGTGTTAAACTCCACCCGCCTGGCCCTCCTGGTGTCTAAAACAAACTCTACATCGACAGTCAGCTGCTCTGTCGGTGTGAACTGTGGCACTACCTCTCCTCCAACACACGGGGGCGCCGCCTCCCTCACGGACTTCACTACAGCAGGGAGACCGGACTGCACCGGATCGGTCCGGATCAGTCCGGGTCAGACTGGATCAGACTGGATCAGACCGGATCAGTCTGAATCAGACTGGAGCAGCCCGGATCAGACTGGATCAGACCGGATCAGTCTGAATCAGACTGGATCAGACTGGAGCAGTCCGGATCAGACTGGAGCAGTCCGGATCCGACTGGAGCAGTCCGGATCAGACTGGATCAGTCCGGATCAGACTGGAGCAGTCCGGATCCGACTGGATCAGACTGGAGCAGTCCGGATCAGACTGGATCAGTCTGGATCAGACTGGATCAGACCAGCAGCTGATTTTgaactttattttgtttcttggaggtttttgtttgtttgttgttatttttaaagtttggtgTTGGTTCTATGGTTCCATCTGTTTTGGTTCTATGGTTCCGTCTGTTTGGGTTCTGGGGTTTGGTGGGCTGGATGTTGCTGCCTGTTGACTGTAGATcagtttaaatcatttaaaggCATCAGATCCTTCAGGTGTGACAGTAAAGACCAGAGCAGACCAGCATCCAGCCCCACCCACCACGCTGACTGAGGAGGGCGTGGCCTCGTGTGCTCATGTACATATAGAGCAGGTGGAGACTCACCTGGATCACCTGGATCACCTGGATCACCTGGTTCAGGCACTCGGGATGTAAAATCACCAGCTTGTGAATGTCTGTCAGGACTCATCGCTAAGTGAATGAACACATGAGGAGGTTGTTTCCATGACAACCAACTCCTCGTTAAAGGCTTCAGTTTGTCTCCATGACAACCAGCTCcttgcacatttaaaacattgatGACGCAATAAAACTACTGTTCCTGAATGTAAGCAGAGCAGCAAACATCCTCAAGTTCTTCACCTGCAGGAGGACGGGACCGGGCCCAGATCGCCATGGTGACGGGGATCTGACTGATGTCGCCATGGTGACGGGGAGTAAGATTAGGTCGGAGTCGTTTGATCAACAAGGTTTAATACTTGATCTGTGTGAACTCTGATCTGATCAGAGGAGAACTTTAATGCATTTAATTGTGTCCTATTGATTAGGATGTGGGTTATCAATACAACATGATCAGGGGTTATTGATCAGTGTGACGGGTGTGAAAGGGGTTTGAGAAGCACGACAATAAACTGATGCAACATCTCAGTCCGACTGTTTGTTTATGACCAAGACTTCCTGCTCACAACCACCTGAACCCCATCAGACAGGTGACGCACCTGAACACCACAGAGTGACCTCACCATCAGACAGGTGACGCACCTGAACACCACAGAGTGACCTCACCATCAGACAGGTGACGCACCTGAACACCACAGAGTGACCTCACCATCAGACAGGTGACGCACCTGAACACCACAGAGTGACCTCACCATCAGACAGGTGACGCACCTGAACACCACAGAGTGACCTCACCATCAGACAGGTGacacacctgaacaccacaGAGTGACCTCACCATCAGACAGGTGacacacctgaacaccacaGAGTGACCTCACCATCAGACAGGTGACGCACCTGAACACCACAGAGTGACCTCACCATCAGACAGGTGACGCACCTGAACACCACAGAGTGACCTCACCATCAGACAGGTGACGCACCTGAACACCACAGAGTGACCTCACCATCAGACAGGTGACGCACCTGAACACCACAGAGTGACCTCACCATCAGACAGGTGACGCACCTGAACACCACAGAGTGACCTCACCATCAGACAGGTGACGCACCTGAACACCACAGAGTGACCTCACCATCAGACAGGTGacacacctgaacaccacaGAGTGACCTCAACATCAGACAGGTGACACACCTGAACAACGTTGTAAAAAGCACCTGAGCTGTGACGTGATTCAGGTGAAcgggaacaggaagtgacagcGTACAGGATCTGAAGCCTAAAgcagtttcaaaataaaacaaacagagttaaatgaaaaacaagcaaattaaaaacaaagtataaaaagtttaaaacatgaaaccaGATTGAGACTGTAACtggtccggtccggtccgggTCCCCTCAGGTCCACCATGTTGTCAGCCCTCACTGGTTAATGTATTCTGGTCAGGTCCGGGTCTCCTCAGGTCCACCATGTTGCCAGCCCTCTCTGGTTAATGTATTCTGGTCAGGTCCGGGTCTGGTTTCCCACGAGTCCGTCTGGGATCTGGTCCAACCTTCAGACCTCCAGTTAACCCCTCGCTGACTGAATGTTTTGTCTCAGCAGcgtctctctcactctgacGCTCATTTGCACCGTCtgacctgaatgcagcattaatGTGGTCGTCATGGTAACAGCCCTGTGCCTTGTGTCACTGAAAGGGACCgaggcagccaatcagaacacTTGTAGCCCCCCAGCAGAGAGTTAAAGGACACTTCAACGTCCAGAGTGAAACCAGTCCAGCTCTGGACAGGAAGCAGAGGATTCTGGGAAGACTGATCCCGTGGGACACCGAAGGAAACTCAGCTGATGTCAGGACGAGCCGTCGAAGTCCTGCAGTGGGCAGGAAGGGAACGCCGGCCCAcaggctcctcctcctcaccacacCTGTGACAGGTAACAGGaagcagctgtcaatcaaacacagcAATGACTCTCCTTAAAACAGTCAAATTTTACATGAAGTTTGGTTGAACGGATCTAATGTCAGTTTGTagcaaaagtcttttattttaaatgattcaacttttaaactattaaataaatataattaaaagtttatatgaatataatataaataacttaaatattaatttgttcTGGTTGTAATGAGATCAGAAAGTAAtaactcatttatttatttattatgtgaaCTTTATCTGAACGTTTactaaagaagaaaaatcttttaATTTATGAATTATTGATAAAGTTTATGTGGACAAGATGATAGCTGACAGACGTTAGTATTCATCAGGGTGGACACaatgagggaggagagaaagggaggaaacAAGGGAGGAAAcaagggaggagagaagggaggaaacaagggaggagagaagggaggaaacAAGGGAGGAAAcaagggaggagagaagggaggaaacaagggaggagagaagggaggaaacaagggaggagagaagggaggaaacaagggaggagagaagggaggaaacAAGGGAGGGAATGAGGGAGGAAGGTAGTGAAGAATGCATGAAAACAGTTTGACCTCTGACTTCTGACACAGGATGAAGCCATACAGGAAGTGGCTGCTGGTGCTCCTGCTGGCCtggctcctcctcttcctgtccctGCTCTGTCACTTCCTGGACCTCACCTCCCGGCTGCCTCGGCCCGGACTTAGCAGGACTGAAACCCGCCGCCTGGTCTCTGCTCAGCGGGGGGCCCTGAGACCTGCTGGATCTTCAGAGAaggactggaggaggagaaggactgACTTCAGGTCCAGATCTGAGGACTACTACAGGTCCAGGTCTTTGGAAATCCTGCAGAGACTCTGGACCGGGAACCTGACGGTGGAGATGCTGAGTCCTCGTCTGCAGAAGGTCCTGAAGGTCCAGCTGAGCTCCAACAGGCACCAGGTGACGTACCAGGGGCCACGGGGGGACCGCAGGTCTGGTCTGCAACTGTACTgtgagctgaagaggaggacCAGGATCCGGACTGTGGACGGGACCCAGGAGCCGTTCTCTGGTCTGGGCTGGGCCCGGCTGGTGCCTTCGCTGCCCCTGCAGGAACTCTGGACGTCTCGGTATCAGAGCTGCGCCGTGGTGACGTCAGCTGGAGCCGTCCTCAACTCATCGCTGGGGAGGGAGATCGGTGAGTCCACATACAGGACTGGGGGGTCCAACCTGAGGGTCAGGACCCATAGACGGGTCAGATTACAGGACCTTTACACTGTTTTCTACAGTCAGAGCCCACAACCTCACCAgtactttctttctttgtgttaaaacaccacctttttaaaatatgagCTCTGTCGGAGCAGGTGTgactctgctgccccctgctggtgaaTATTATTTACTCTGTGGTGTTTGATCTTGAatctatttgttgtttttattgtattttcactttgtttgaCTGTGAAGCACTTTACAGAAATAAACTTTACTTGCTCGATTAAACAAAACTGACTCAaagtccacttcctgttcctctcctcctggACTCAGATTCCCACGATGCAGTTCTTCGCTTCAACGCCGCCCCCACCAAAGGCTTCGAGAGGGACGTGGGGACCAAGACCACAATCCGCATCATCAACTCGCAGGTACAGACTCCGCCCACTGTCCTCACCCTTCTGTTGTTGTTCAACACCCCTGAACCACTTAGTACAGTCCACCCCCTGCTCCTAGTAATGCAGGTGGAatcttccacttcctgtttgacacCTGGAGCACACAGAACAGTCGCTTGGTACCTGCTGCTGAAAACTTCAACAAAtgtacattcattcattcatacatctGTAGTTAACACCTCTGTGTCCTCACTTCCATGGACCAAGGAAGTGAGGACACAGAGGTGTTGTGCTCACAGATGTATGTGTGGCATCATGGGAGTTCTCTGAGATGTTGACAGATGAGGGGaagtttcaaagttttattcacgttatgtttcGTCTTGTTCTCCGACTCTACAGAACAATACAGAACAACCCTCGAGGCAGAGTCCGGTTCTGCttgaggtttctgcctgttaaaggcagttttttctctcctctgtcaccaGGTGCTGCTCAAGTGTTGGTCTCTGTAGATGAATTAATCAAGGTGTTTGGTTTAGACCTGCTTAAtctggaaagtgtcatgagatgagttttgttgttaattatgaaatgaacaaataaagattgattaattgaatgatgaTGTAATGAGCCTTCATCATCCAACATTAACTCAAAGATGTGACAGTGATGACCTACAACATCTTTAAAACTTTGTCACATCCTCACACTTCAATAAAAGTTCAGTTGCTGATGGTTCATCGACCCATAACCCCCTGCTTCCATCTCTGAGGAACCACGGGAGGGGACACggccccctccctctcccacgACTGCAGGACTGAGGCTCCAGGTACTGGC contains the following coding sequences:
- the lrrfip1b gene encoding uncharacterized protein lrrfip1b isoform X3, with product MGTQGPGRKRIPNREKLTAEDDALNQIAREAEARLAAKRAARAEAREIRMKELEKQQKEMSDDEERMSVGSRGSFRPSDYSGFLGSSSRASSRASSARASPVVEERPDRDFLDKGSRTASTLSAATLASLGGASSRRGSCDTSFSVETEASIRDMKDSLAEVEEKYRKSMVSNAQLHNEKSTLMYQVETLKEELSDMEELLWESRRHCDNTSKELERERQAHSVLQFQFTEMRETLRQTEELLTKHGVEVSPEVSTNGETGRGEDEDDVSAESVARLAQEPSHGGRESMLGKVGEQQPAEGSKLPPDDMKRDRCWIYKRSPNRISSSKTKPGALKPVKRLDKPAGERRDRTQKLPGRTEGARKLPRNNGDEKEPNKNFQIRQEGNPLFRDEGVKKQQMKNEPGAARKAAIARLAAEDQDFKGRAEPQSEAGVKSCEASNQDELVTHDSPDNQISVTQMSHGGTQLLVHPTENQFVDSVSAARRTSAEKVYRSRLVPPRPAKDMILDNKAVVSSLMAAAVSCCQDGESSRSVSCSQRVSDITAFPSSVDSLRENECVDKTVELEGEPCDGPRFEDTKVLTDLVENRTVVMDKSSQSQIHKAELSCCGVSEGPSLETKLKPSELHDTISGGTSDSPEKIQNWRTCEGEPVREAVQIQDKFSECVERYNQTETPVSSTPVSSTLSPLVPVQMLKDWGGFEQTIQNILRGFVENQGFADEILRIFPAVPDSLSQWISEVEEKLKIITENVSDQPDAAGPNRTSEDPESVEQSSAGPPASIKDRPVSGRCEAASLEVRPQINVSMNSGNICVEVQDPPNDDQGATGSTSDAMLCISDFQVEVTESARVDSVDVKEERQSDPMMLSCSEDFILVESYFAESECDQGLMDSSRSQDEVEERQIVQSCHLVPADEDVEEQQKIRRTFSPNSHVAQSSKITRLIETTADEIKAMAVPELVVMSLQQGRAVNKSTWWTAEDLEEPSAEDVDSCEEVDEEATQQPATQQHCQPATEVVIEDVKVIPVESGVKLQRGRKGFSQDKHNTDCKIS
- the lrrfip1b gene encoding uncharacterized protein lrrfip1b isoform X1; translation: MGTQGPGRKRIPNREKLTAEDDALNQIAREAEARLAAKRAARAEAREIRMKELEKQQKEMSDDEERMSVGSRGSFRPSDYSGFLGSSSRASSRASSARASPVVEERPDRDFLDKGSRTASTLSAATLASLGGASSRRGSCDTSFSVETEASIRDMKDSLAEVEEKYRKSMVSNAQLHNEKSTLMYQVETLKEELSDMEELLWESRRHCDNTSKELERERQAHSVLQFQFTEMRETLRQTEELLTALERQKEISDMVRVERDGLRDEVVRLRDLLKKHGVEVSPEVSTNGETGRGEDEDDVSAESVARLAQEPSHGGRESMLGKVGEQQPAEGSKLPPDDMKRDRCWIYKRSPNRISSSKTKPGALKPVKRLDKPAGERRDRTQKLPGRTEGARKLPRNNGDEKEPNKNFQIRQEGNPLFRDEGVKKQQMKNEPGAARKAAIARLAAEDQDFKGRAEPQSEAGVKSCEASNQDELVTHDSPDNQISVTQMSHGGTQLLVHPTENQFVDSVSAARRTSAEKVYRSRLVPPRPAKDMILDNKAVVSSLMAAAVSCCQDGESSRSVSCSQRVSDITAFPSSVDSLRENECVDKTVELEGEPCDGPRFEDTKVLTDLVENRTVVMDKSSQSQIHKAELSCCGVSEGPSLETKLKPSELHDTISGGTSDSPEKIQNWRTCEGEPVREAVQIQDKFSECVERYNQTETPVSSTPVSSTLSPLVPVQMLKDWGGFEQTIQNILRGFVENQGFADEILRIFPAVPDSLSQWISEVEEKLKIITENVSDQPDAAGPNRTSEDPESVEQSSAGPPASIKDRPVSGRCEAASLEVRPQINVSMNSGNICVEVQDPPNDDQGATGSTSDAMLCISDFQVEVTESARVDSVDVKEERQSDPMMLSCSEDFILVESYFAESECDQGLMDSSRSQDEVEERQIVQSCHLVPADEDVEEQQKIRRTFSPNSHVAQSSKITRLIETTADEIKAMAVPELVVMSLQQGRAVNKSTWWTAEDLEEPSAEDVDSCEEVDEEATQQPATQQHCQPATEVVIEDVKVIPVESGVKLQRGRKGFSQDKHNTDCKIS